The proteins below are encoded in one region of Acidimicrobiales bacterium:
- a CDS encoding iron ABC transporter permease, giving the protein MSTTLPRQVAVATPRRTADGTTVALHPPPVRGAVLVALAALAGAMLLGVSTGPADVSFSAAARVLLSHVPLLHFHSGVSRTDADILWQIRLPRVVLGGIVGAMLAGGGAAFQGVFRNPLADPYLLGVAAGAGLGATAVIVGGPHLSELLPLAAFAGAVGAVTLTYVIGATVGRQGATASIVLAGVAVAALLTAIQTYLQQQHSQDLQDVYGWILGRLTVATWSDVVLILPYVAVSAIVLFAHRRLLDVLRVGEDEADSLGVRSARVRIVVVAAATLGTAAVVSVSGLIGFVGIIVPHTVRLTTNASYRVVMPVSMIGGAAFLILADIAARTVLSPSEVPIGVVTAFVGAPFFLFVLRSRRAGRSVS; this is encoded by the coding sequence GTGAGCACGACGCTCCCGAGGCAGGTGGCGGTGGCGACGCCTCGGCGGACGGCCGACGGGACCACGGTGGCGCTCCACCCGCCGCCGGTGCGCGGCGCCGTGCTCGTGGCGCTGGCGGCGCTGGCCGGGGCGATGCTCCTGGGTGTGTCGACGGGGCCGGCCGACGTGTCGTTCTCGGCGGCAGCCCGCGTCCTTCTGTCCCACGTCCCGCTGCTGCACTTCCATTCCGGGGTGAGCCGGACCGACGCCGACATCCTGTGGCAGATCCGGCTCCCCCGGGTCGTGCTCGGGGGCATCGTGGGTGCCATGCTGGCGGGGGGTGGGGCGGCCTTCCAGGGGGTCTTCCGGAACCCCCTCGCCGACCCGTACCTCCTCGGCGTGGCCGCCGGCGCCGGACTGGGTGCCACCGCCGTGATCGTCGGCGGGCCGCATCTCTCCGAGCTCCTGCCGCTGGCGGCCTTCGCCGGCGCGGTGGGGGCCGTCACGCTGACCTACGTCATCGGTGCCACCGTGGGCCGCCAGGGTGCCACGGCGTCGATCGTCCTCGCGGGCGTGGCTGTGGCCGCCCTGCTCACCGCGATCCAGACCTACCTGCAGCAGCAGCACTCGCAGGACCTGCAGGACGTCTACGGATGGATCCTCGGCCGGCTGACGGTCGCCACGTGGTCCGATGTCGTGCTCATCCTGCCGTACGTGGCCGTCAGCGCCATCGTCCTGTTCGCGCACCGCAGGCTCCTCGACGTCCTGCGGGTCGGGGAGGACGAAGCCGACAGCCTGGGGGTGCGCTCCGCCCGTGTCCGGATCGTGGTGGTGGCGGCGGCCACACTGGGCACGGCGGCCGTGGTGTCGGTGAGCGGGCTCATCGGGTTCGTGGGCATCATCGTCCCCCACACCGTGCGGCTCACCACCAATGCGAGCTACCGGGTGGTGATGCCGGTCTCGATGATCGGCGGCGCCGCCTTCCTGATCCTGGCCGACATCGCGGCCCGCACGGTCCTGTCGCCCAGCGAGGTCCCGATCGGTGTGGTGACGGCGTTCGTGGGCGCACCGTTCTTCCTCTTCGTCCTCCGTTCCCGGCGCGCCGGGCGCAGCGTGTCGTGA
- a CDS encoding ABC transporter ATP-binding protein, with amino-acid sequence MIGLEDVTVRYGPTEVLRGLTEQIDAGEWVGLIGPNGAGKTTALRAIARLVPHDGTVTIGGELSTALTPKRLARLVAFVPQQPELPADMTVADYVLLGRTPHISYFAVETAADRRACAELLDSLGLATMARRPLGTLSGGELQRLVLARALAQEAPVLLLDEPTSALDLGRRVDALELVDALRRERGLTVLSAMHDLTLAGQFADRLVLLGDGRVVGAGKPDEVLTEESLSGHFGTNVRVIRSDDGDLVVVPRRSR; translated from the coding sequence ATGATCGGCCTCGAGGACGTCACCGTCCGCTACGGCCCGACGGAGGTGTTGCGCGGGCTCACCGAGCAGATCGACGCCGGGGAGTGGGTGGGCCTCATCGGGCCGAACGGTGCCGGGAAGACCACGGCGCTGCGCGCCATCGCCCGCCTCGTCCCCCACGACGGCACGGTGACGATCGGTGGAGAGCTCTCCACGGCCCTGACGCCCAAGCGCCTGGCCCGGCTCGTCGCCTTCGTACCGCAACAGCCCGAGCTGCCCGCCGACATGACGGTGGCCGACTACGTGCTGCTCGGCCGCACCCCGCACATCAGCTACTTCGCCGTCGAGACCGCTGCCGACCGCCGGGCCTGCGCTGAGCTCCTCGACTCCCTCGGGCTCGCCACCATGGCGCGGCGTCCGCTCGGCACGTTGTCGGGTGGCGAGTTACAGCGCCTCGTCCTCGCCCGGGCCCTCGCCCAGGAGGCGCCCGTCCTCCTCCTCGACGAGCCCACCAGCGCGCTCGACCTGGGGCGGCGCGTCGACGCCCTCGAGCTGGTGGACGCCTTGCGCCGCGAGCGGGGCCTCACGGTGTTGAGCGCCATGCACGACCTGACCCTGGCCGGCCAGTTCGCCGACCGGTTGGTCCTCCTCGGCGACGGACGGGTCGTCGGGGCGGGAAAGCCCGACGAGGTTCTCACCGAGGAGTCGCTGTCGGGTCACTTCGGCACCAACGTGCGGGTCATCCGGTCCGACGACGGGGATCTCGTCGTCGTGCCCAGGCGGTCCCGATGA